The segment TCCTTATACGTTTAAACTGACATTTAGATGATTCACaattgtatatggtatatatcttCTTCCATGATCATTCAGTGAATTACAGAAGCACTCttaattattaatatgtttttgtGTTATCAACTAATGTATACCTAGCCGGATAATCATGTGTGCAAACTAACCATTTAGtttccaatatttttcttttcttgatgcaATTGCAGTGCCTATAAACTGAATGTGCATATTGTAAATACTACTTCTGTTTCTATGCTTTACTTTCTTGttctactaaaaaaaataatgatgaaggctTCATTTGTAAGAAGGATATCTCTTCTAAATtggcaaaacattaaaaaaaaaaaaaaaaaattgtcaagttCATGTTATACATAAAATTGCACCACGGCACATATACctctattgtcattatccttgcaAGCAAATGAataccagagagagaaagtgtctgTTTTGAACTGATATTACAGATAACTGCAACAATATCCATcacttatttataaatgtataccatGCTCTCAATCTGTGGTTTGGATTCATATCTCTCATCCTCAAAATAACTGGTAATGTAGTTTATGCTGGAGAACCAGATTACTTAAATCACTATCATACACTTAATTCCTTTAATATGAAAGTGATGTGTGTTAACCTCTTTTTGGATAGTAGAAAACCCATTATTCTTTAGCACCACAAAAATGGTTATTCTTCACTTCAGCTACTAAATTTCTACGAAGGATTTATCCCAATCCAGAAAATAGAAGCAATGAAAGATTATGAACAAGACATGTTGATGTAAGtacaattatttgtattatctaccCAGGCCTAAGCAAATCCTAATAATGTTCAACATTCCTAATGTCAATTACCTAATAATTATATTCTACCTTTACTATGTGAGCAAAGTAATAAAAATGCCAACAACAAAGTATTAAAACtattaatatgaagaaaaaaaaaactccacttCTCACACATCTACTATAACTTATTCATAAATAATAAGTGTATTACATTTGGCTACCAAAAATTGAAGATGTAGACGATTTCACAGAAAATGAAGCCTCATGTATCACTCCTAACCAGCCGGTGTTGAGAAGTGGTCATTTGTAAACAAGTAGAAGATATGGAATAACCCAGCCAGTTACTTAAGTAGGACAATATGGACAAAGGAAAACATATAAGTGAAACTAAAAAGCACAAGTATCATAAGTGAAAAAAGTTTACAAGGTATGCAATGCAAAACTTAgcaaatagtgatgaaaatgtgGTACTTGAATATGAATTGTTGTCAAATAATGGAACAAGCTTTTCATTTGCTCCCCTTCATTTCATATCAAGATATCTGAGAATGATCCAAAAAGAAATGCAGTTATTTAGCATCAAACAAGCAAAATTGTTAGGATACTCTGCTGCTCCAAGAACTTATTTCCATAATTGTAGAATTATTTGCATTTGACAAACTATTTTCATTACCTATTGCCTGCCAAATGCAAGGCTATATTGAACTATAATCTTGCCATCTGGTAAGTATGCTTAACGAAGGGATAAAGGACATAATTTCTGCAACTTTCCACACAAATATATTAGAACTAGGATATATTTtctatcaacaatagtaatagggAGAAGTAAAGGCAGATGAATTGAGGCAGATAACATCCATAAACTCTTTATTtcagtcttttttcttttgcttaaaatgtatacataaataaatgcaaaccTGGGAAAGTGAAAGCCCCGTAACAGTTGTCTTTTATTTCCTTAGAAAAACATACAACACTATAGAGAAATCAACAGAGTATGCAAATACCTCGTTATTTTCCGAATCAAAACATTATTCAGAACAAGAAAAATCTACAACCCCCAAAATAGGAATAAGTACTTACATGTCAAACTCTCATAGGAATCAGTATACAAATATACTTGAATTAAGAATAAAGGAACCTATTAGCAGGCGTGATGACTTCCTGAATCACAGTGAAGAAATAAGGTGGTGGTGATTTTCCAAAAGTCTAACAACAAGGTCTTCTTTTGCTTTTGATGCGTGTCAAAACCAAGAAGTTCGAAAACCTTTTACCAGAGTGAACAAAAGAATGCAAATGTCTGTTCGGGACTATCATATCTGATCAAAGGTTTTTACTTCATACCCTAACCATTGAATCATTGTGTAATGAACATTTTGGGTTGTGGCCTATTTTTGAATTGCGCAGTAATCTTTCATCAGGGAAACTGCGTTCATAAATTTTATTTTGGAATTAAACTCAAGACACTATATATGCATGAGGAATTAATTGTAGTTTTAATGCCAATATTCAAACCCTAATTTTAATTAACATGGACGTTTTTTTCTAACAGTTCATCTTAAgaatctgttatatatatgtactcataaatCTTTATatcatacctatatatttttttatatatacatatgtaatatataaactatataaactatctatatatatatatatatatatatatatatatatataatacaaatctaCTATTTCCAATTAAAACCGAATACAAAAAACAAgactatatttttgttgttttcctgcAACAAAGAGGCAGACACTTGTGGGAGTGggttatcccctcccctccttgacAATGCTGAGTATAGGCTGCATTTTTAAAAAAAGTTACAGGACATATACacaagatcaaaaaaaaaaaaaaaactagattcaCATCTAAAAGTAGATGGTAACCAAAATATCTTATGGAGGCTATGCTTGCATATCCTCTTCATTTGCCTCGCAATATCCCACCAAGTGTCTGCTCCTAACAACGAAGAACATGGCTGCAAGCACCACTACAAAGCAATACAACCTTGCCCAATTTGGTGAGAAACTCTTGTGTAAATGTTGTGCTTCCCACTCTATGCTTtcccaagaacaagaaaaatggatAAGAAAAGGTGTGTGGGCAAACTTCTCAAATACTAAGAGAAGCATGCTCCACAGTTGCTGCACCGTCGTTCCCTCATGGCTAGGCAGCACAGGATGCCAATGGGGAAGAACCAGAAAGCACAACAGAGACCAGCTAGAGTGAAGTCTTCGCTTAGCACACCCACCTGGAATGGAAACATCTCTGTCatactgtgtattttttttcttagtatcaatatatatatatttttctatttacttatctgctgtacttatcatcattatgtaagAATTACTATTGTGTCAAGAATATATCTAATGCTTATCATATATAATCCACAATCACAAGTACAGGTCAGTACACCCCCCCCTCACTATCAATATCAAAGGAAAATTTTACCGAGTTTCTGAACCGAACAAGATTCCACACTAACCCTACAAGCTGGGCATCCTCCAACGACAATAACGTCTGCCCCCCGCACGGGCTGGACCACTACAGGGATGCTTCCGTAAGTCGGCTGTTGTGTGGTGATGATGGTCGTGCTAGCACCTGGGGTAGCACCAATGAATCCAATCTGCGTCGGTGGCGGAGGGGGTGTCATAGGCCGGTATGGAGGAGGAGGTCCCGCTGGAAGGTAGTTATTTTGTTAAAATATCAGTTAGGTTCCTGTCCATATGAATTATGTTAGCTGAACTTCTGGAAGGGTTTTGTATTTTGCTCCCATCTCACCTCTTTAACTCAATGATGTCAAGGAATAATCTCATGGAATAATCAaggttgtcccccccccccccccattacaagtcaaggaataaatatatatatatatattttttcctttttgtatttgattttgaacattgtgattattgtttatAATGAAAGCATTGAAAAACGAGGGTTTAGGCCAAAATTGAAAAGCTGTAGGTCATTAACTATTGTTGCTGGAGCCATAAACACTAGTCAGGCCCACtttcacatatcaatatatatacatatacatatagacatacatacacataatatataaatatatatgtatatatatatatatatatatatatatatatatatatatatacacatatatcaacacatacatatatatataaacacacacacatatatgcatataatatatatatatatatatatatatatatatatatatatatatatatacatatatatacatatgtatataaacacatacatatatatatatatatatatatatatatatatatatatatttatatatttacacacacacacacacacacacacacacacacacacatatatatttacatatacatgtatgtatgtatgtataaatatctatatacatatatatatatatagatatatatatatatacatacaaacatacatacatacatacatacatacatacacatacacacactcacacacatagaaaaggtatgaatgagaatgattatcttcacaatacaagagatgtcttTTACAGGTTTTGATCATATCTTcttcaaaaatacatatacttctgacgaatatataattgaaactggtcaatatatatatatatatatatatatatacatatatatacatatatatatacacatatatacacatatatatacacatatatacacatatatatacatatatatatacacatatatatacatatatatatacacatatatatacatatatatacacacatatatatacatatatatacacacatatatatacatatatatacatctatatacatatacatacatatatatatatacatacatatatatatatatatatatatacatacatatatatatatatatacatacatatatatatatatatatatacatacatatatatatacatacatataacatatataatacatacatatatattatacatactatatatatatacatatcatatatattacatacatatataacatatatacatacatatatacatatatatacatatatatacataatataatatatatatacataatatacatataattaataatatcatatatatatataatacatatatacatatatacatacatatatatatacatattatacatataatacatatatacatatatatacatacatatataataatatatatacatatatatacatatatatacatacatatatataacataatatacatacatataaacatatatatacatataataactatatatatacatatatatatacatatatatacatatatataatatatatacatattatatatatacatacatatataattaatatactatacatactatatatacatatacatatatacataacatatatatatacatatatatataataataatatatacatatatatatacataataatattatatatacatataacatatatataatatatatatatatacatacataatactataatataatacatatataaatatatatatataccatacatacataattatatattatatatatatacatacatatatacatatattatatacattttatatatatatacatacatatatatatacatatatatcatatacaatatatatatatacatacatatatatatcataatatatatacatatcatatatacatatactatatatatatatatatatacataatatatatatatacatataatatataaacatactatatatatatatacttatacatacatataaatatatactatatatatacataataatacaatatatactatacataatcatatatatatatatcatacatatatactaacatatatatatataatatatatatatatatatatatacatacatacataatatatatatatacatatatatatatatgcaacatatatatatatatacataatacatatatatatatatatcatatacatatcatatatatatattatatacatattatatatatatatatacatatacatacaatatatatatatatatatatataaaatatgctatatatcatatatatacatatacacataatatatatacatatataatatatatatattatatatatatatattatacatatccatatatataaaatatatcatattaataatatatatatatatcatatacatatcatatatatatatatatatattacatatatatatatatgcatatacatataatatcattattatatgcatatacatatccataatatatatcatataatctatatatataatacatatatatataaaatatacatatccaatatatatatatgcattaacatatccatatataatatagcatatacatatccatatatatatatatgcatatacatatccatatatatatatgcatatacatatccatatatatatatgcatatacatatccatatatatatatgcatatacatatccatatatatatatatgcatatacatatccatatatatatgcatatacatatccatatatatatatatgcatatacatatccatatatatatatgcatatacatatccatatatatatatgcatatacatatccatatatatatatgcatatacatatccatatatatatatgcatatacatatccatatatatatatgcatatacatatccatatatatatatgcatatacatatccatatatatatatgcatatacatatccatatatatatatgcatatacatatccatatatatatatatgcatatacatatccatatatatatatgcatatacatatccatatatatatgcatatacatatccatatatatatatgcatatacatatccatatatatatatgcatatacatatccatatatatatgcatatacatatccatatatatatatgcatatacatatccatatatatatgcatatacatatccatatatatatatgcatatacatatccatatatatatatgcatatacatatccatatatatatatgcatatacatatccatattatattatgcatatacatatccatatatatatgcatatacaatatcatatatatatatgcatatacataccatatatatatgcatatacatatccatatatatatgcatatacaatatcccatatatatatatgcatatacatatccatatatataatagcatatacatatccatatatatatgcatatacatatccatatatatatatgcatatacatatccatatatatatatgcatatacatatccatatatatatatgcatatacatatccatatatatatatatgcatatacatatccatatatatagcatatatatgcataatacatatccataatatatatatgcatatacatatccatatatatatgcatatacatatccatatatatatatgcatatacatatccatatatatatatgcatatacaagttccatatatatatgcatatacatatccatatatatatatgcatatacatatccatatatatatatgcatatacatatccatatatatatatgcatatacatatccatatatatatgcatatacatatccatatatatatgcatatacatatccatatatatatgcatatacatatccatatatatatgcatatacatatccatatatatatgcatatacatatccatatatatgcatatacatatccatatatatgcatatacatatccatatatatgcatatacatatccatatatatgcatatacatatccatatatatgcatatacatatccatacatatgcatatacatatccatatatatgcatatacatatccatatatatgcatatacatatccatatatatgcatatacatatccatatatatgcatatacatatccatatatatgcatatacatatccatatatatgcatatacatatccatatatatgcatatacatatccatatatatgcatatacatatccatatatatgcatatacatatccatatatatgcatatacatatccatatatatgcatatacatatccatatatacgcatagacatatccatatatacgcatagacatatccatatatatgcatagacatatccatatatacgcatagacatatccatatatatgcatagacatatccatatatatgcatagacatatccatatatatgcatagacatatccatatatatgcatagacatatccatatatatgcatagacatatccatatatatgcatagacatatccatatatatatatatatatatatatatatagatatatatatagatatacatatccatatttatgcatatacatatacatatacatagatatacatacaaattattatatataaatatatatatatatatatatatatatatatatatatatataaat is part of the Penaeus chinensis breed Huanghai No. 1 chromosome 35, ASM1920278v2, whole genome shotgun sequence genome and harbors:
- the LOC125044279 gene encoding brain protein I3-like; the protein is MDQKPPPYNPAMSPPPSGPPPPYRPMTPPPPPTQIGFIGATPGASTTIITTQQPTYGSIPVVVQPVRGADVIVVGGCPACRVGVLSEDFTLAGLCCAFWFFPIGILCCLAMRERRCSNCGACFS